tGCAAACAATTCCATGCATCTCTAAAATACATTGAAAAGGTGACGTGCTCACATTCCAAACTAAATTTTATGGACTTACTTCGCCCAAGTCATCTTCTCCGACAGAACCAAAAGGCACTATTTTGGCTCCAAATCTAATTGCCATCCTGACAAACTCAGACTGCTCCGGCCAAAAGAGCTTGTATTCTTCACCCTGGCAATTTCATGGACACGTACAATTTAAATTACTTGAAGTTTTGATGGAGGGGTAGATGTCATCTTTCCTAGAGCAAGCAAACATGAATAAAAAGTATGTATGTCACCACAAAAATGCACATCTTAGACAGAGAGTTATGGTAATACAACTACGGATGATACCTGAGGTGTAGTTGGAGGGAGGGATTATAGGAATTatcaactgagatgtgtgattTCAGGTTATTTAACCAATTATATAATCTCTGACATCTGCAGTGTATTAAGATAGCACTAGTACCTTACGATGAAGCGCTTCACGCCCGCCTCCTGGATAGAGCAAGACATGGGATTTTGACGAAAGAAGCTTGAACAAATTAGTCCCCGAAACAGGTACCGTACCCACCATCCGAAGAATGTCACCAACCTCCAGTCTAGGCGTCTgtccttttttgtatttatcaaaGAGCATAGGATGTGCTATCCCTCGTATAAGTATGTTCCTCTGGTTCAAGAATTGGCGAATCATAGGACTCAATTCAAGCCCCAATAACATGTGATAGCCAATGTACAGAACTGGCCCCTCTGATGGAATCCCATCCAGACCTCTAACAATCCTCCCATCCTCTAAAGTTGACAGCGTCACCGTTCCAGTTATCTCAGCAAACCATCTAAAATTATGCAAGTTGCCAGGTAACAATAGTCTAAAGGTTTAAAACAAATTCAAAGTAGCAACTCTCTTTAAGAGGACAAAGATATCTTGCTCTGGAACAGACTAGTCAACTGaagaatattttgttttgatagTATCGTGCTAAGATAGAGCTATGGCCATCCATGAAAAGGGAGACCATTCCTCACAAAAGGCCTAGGGAATATCGCATGAATCTCCTTTTGTGAGCTTTGTTTCATTAAACCTTTAGAATATCATAAGCATAATAGTCAGGGTGGATCATGCCATAAGGTTCTTGGCTGACCAAATGCCAGGTTCACAGAATACGATATTTGTGAACTTCCTAGGTGTCTTGAACTACTATTCTGTTTTGACCACCGGGCAAAGTTCAGATGGAAAAACGTTACCTGAATGattcatctatttttttgtaCTCAGCAGGAGTTGGTGGCAGGTAGTCTGAAACATAGTTGAGAACTTTTCCAGGACGGTAGAAACCAACGCCCTTAATTATGGTTACCAAATCAAAACCATCTTCCTGCATGCAAAGGACatataaataaatgacaatACCTCTCATCAGTTGAAGCTATAACCATATCAGCTGTAAAAAGCAGAGGAGTGCAATTCTATAAACAGTGAAGAGAATGCTTCTATGATGCTAAAGTATGATTCTGCAGCGATATCATTCACCCAACAGAGACATCGGCTAGAATTAGTGTAGGATGCGGTTGTGGTGGATCATGTCTTTTCACCTAGAGTTTAGGGATTGGCAAGAAAGAATATTTGTGAACAATTTTAATATATCAGGTGTATAGAGAAACAATGATCAATAAAGAGCAGAGCTAGCATCAACAGATCTAATACTCAGCAGAGTGGACTTGGCATGATTATCTCATGACACATTGCAGAATGCCTATCTGAATAACAATCAAAggagtaattttaaaattaatggCTCCGCGCAATTCCACCATGATAGAACCTAACATTGGGATTCGAGACAGTGCAAATTCAGAAGTCAAATAGTCTTCCGGTAAGGAGCATTCCAGACTAGCATCAAGTTTATATTTTGTTTCCCTGCGTGACATTTTCAGTTATTATGGTAAACCAAACTAGAAAGGACTTGCCAAACAAAAGCTTGTTCGGTTCTTACTTAGggtgtttttttccttctcccttttATTGAAATTGCAACACACATACGAGATAGTAGTTCATGCATAATAGCAGCTTCTGGAAAGAGAGAAACCTACCAAGAAGAGGAAATGACCGCAGTCATCAAACTTACGGATTTGACTTCTCTGCAGTGCGTCGTTTAGTCTAGCACCTTCTGCTTGACTTGGTAATAACCGATCCTTTCCACTAGAATTACAAATCCCAATTAAAGTAAGTTCAAGATTGACTCACAGAAATACATGACTTCGATGCAAATAAGAAGCTTGCGCATCTTCAGAATAAAGGTTGAAGAAAGGGGACAAAAGGGACGGTTGAAGAAGTTTAACAAAGGCCAAGCGCCTAATAAGCTGATAGAACACCCAACACCAAGAAAATAAGCAAGGAGATGTGACCATCATGCTCACAAAATCAAGTTGGTGCAGGCAAAGAAAATGATGGATAACAATGACCTTTCCTTGGAACAGTGGACGAATCCACTGCAGTGATAGCTTTGCCACTAGCCAGTGTTATATAGATCTTAACAAATGACTCTATGCAGTTGAATTAAGACAATAATGTAACTTCTAGTAGAAGAAAACTCATTGGAGTTCTTCCAAATGAGGATGTAGCCTTTGAATATGCTTAAGATATTGGAACAATATCCACTGCAACAGTAGTCCTGCATTGCCTGTTTTTACCATCTAATATCTGAATTAATGAAAATGAGCTATGTCTTTAACATGCGAATGGGCTAATGCACGCCTTAAACTCTGATTACCCTTTTTTGGGCATTTCCATCCCATGTGAATCTCTCTTCAATGTAGATTGTTTTATGTTGCTCATTGCAAGATGCAGATTTTAGTTGATTATAGTTACAtgcttgaaatttttcatatctGTCTCACTATCATGTGAGAGAATCCATTTAGTTTGATTCACTAATAGCCCTATGAAACTAAACGAATTTGTGACTTAGTAGTTAAGAAAAGAAATCCAACGACAGTACAAGAGGATAACAAGTAGATCCTCATTTGCCTTTATTGTAAGATATCCATGTGTCAGTATCATGTTTCCTATGTGTGAGACAACAATAAGACTGGCTTGGAATATTTGCTCTGCCAAAATCTACATAGCCATCATATACTCCAGTCTCCAGCATATAATTAGATGAGATCTGACAGAAATGGATAAAATAAGGACCTTGTAAGAAGTAGAGTCTCTGCCTTGACAGCATGAATGCGTGAATTTGTATATGCTGAAGCCGATTCAAGCATCTGAAGCTTCCACAGAAGTGTTTCTTTAGGGAGAATATCAGCAAGAACCTGCAAAATTTTCCATGAATCTTTTTCCAACAAGAAAATACAGTGGACATACATTCCCCAAGTCTAGCCTGTTGTTCATGCctgaagaaaatataattaggAAGAGTTCTACTCATTACATGAAGAcaaggaaaataaattgcaggaaagCATCTAGTCTCTTGAAAATGAGAGCCATAGTTTAGCTTACAGATAAGTAAGATGACATCGTCAACAAATCCTTTGATAGCTCTCCCACTGTCTGCTGTGGAGGAAGCCCTTTTTCTGTGCTAGCCTTGAACGTGCTCGAATAATCACCTTACAATTGCCAGAAATGAACTGGAATAAGCAGAGAAAATTACAGCAGGGCTGCAGCCAGATATATATGATAGTAATACTGAGTGTTCCCAAACTATTGCCACACTTCAGAAGCAGTTCAGTATCAGCCCCCCACCCCTACACACTTACACAGCAGCTGTCGCACCTTTTCACCATCAGCAAGCAAAAAGGTATTCCTAAAAGTGGAAAACCGCCATTCTATGGAACGTGTTTATGGGGTTTGCCCGTAATTGTCGCACCACAAATTGACGGAGGTTGTAAAAGAGAGGCAGTTAGTACAGAGAGGTAAGAAAATACACAAGGGTGGTTCCCATGACATTAACAGGCAACCGTGCCTGTGCTTTCCTCAGTCATTCATATGTTTTTGAAGATGAAATCTCCTATAACACTTACTTTCAATTAGGTCCGAATGCAAACATGTCCAGAGgcttataataaaaaatcaaaacagtGCTCATCTAAGATTAGTAAGCAGTCACTATATCGCTCATGATGATGTTGTTGCAGCCAGGCACCAAGCTTTGCCCCTAGCTTCTTGGCTCAAGGATGTGGCATgtctaaaaaatttcttccaagaTTCTTCTCTCCACTTACATTCTCTACACCCCAACCTAAATTACCATATTGTCAGCCTACCTAAGCCAGTAGCATGGTATATTATAAGAAGTGAGAAAAACAAACCCAAAACATTTTCTGCATTAAATGAAAAAGTGTAGCATAATACAAACaataaaaagcaaagcaaacctGCCATCAAACTCAGGATGAAAGTATGGCTTAGCTGCAATTGTTCTGGCATTAACTCCAAGAAAGGGAATAGAGCTTGCATTTGCGACTTGTCAAAAGATGTTGCTGCAAAGAAATATGTGTGATGTTCCGTATCTAGTGAGCAAAGCTACCGAAACTGACACTGGTTCTAAAAGAAGCTAAACCTTAATCCAATATAATTCAGTGTGGATGCTGCAAAACTCATATAGAGCATTTCATTTAACACAAGAAAAGGCTGCATGTACGTAAGCTTCTTGTCTTATTTGTTTTTCCAGAGACCATGAGTTAGAAATATGATCATCTCTGAGTTGACATAATAACACGAATTCCTCATCCTGCTGTATTCATTTAACTTCACTGGAAATTTCTTCTCACCTGGGTTGGCCAAGATTAAAAGAAGATCAATGTCAGGGTTGTGCTCTGCAACAGCTAATGCAAGGCAGCCTCCAAGTGATTCTCCAACAATATATATAGGTCTATCTGGGAAGTGGTCGTTCTCCGATCTTACTGTTCTCTCAATCATTTTCACCAGTTCTGAGCCATGCAAATTGATTAGAGTTATCAACTCATATGACTGGTGTTAAGATAAAAGAACTCAAAGCATCTATTGTAAGCTGGCTTTGCTGTGTTACAACTCCATAATAACATGATATGCTTTTACTACGTAATGGAGTTAAAAGCACCTCAGATTGTTATCATTTATTCATAATTGGTGAAGCAGTTGGAAAGAGTAAGAAAGAGGAGGACCTCGAAATGATGTTCTATCCATGACTGGGATGTGCAAGCACTGAACTTCAAACATCCTTCATACATGAAAGCATTTGACCAGTTAGCTATTTCCTGCTGCAGTAAACAATGAAGTGCACCATCCATTGAATGAAACAGATTGTATGGTCATCAATAGCCTGGAAAGCCTGTAGATGATTGTAGGGTAACACAGGCTCCGTCTGAAAGAGCCTTTAAGCCTAATGAAAGGTGCAACATCACCATCTTTTTTACAGTGAACAGGGAAGCGAACGAATTTTCATCAGATTTATTaggaatgagaaaagaaaactgattTGTGAAGCAGCTTCATCATATTTCTAACATGGACCAGAGCAAATCCATCTTAAAAGAAGGCATACTGCTTCAAATTGATGTAC
Above is a window of Eucalyptus grandis isolate ANBG69807.140 chromosome 9, ASM1654582v1, whole genome shotgun sequence DNA encoding:
- the LOC104420605 gene encoding acyltransferase-like protein At1g54570, chloroplastic — protein: MGTGTGRTARAADPFEEIPVAIEKGPMRVFFSWSLIFLGVFDDAKRFAIANGDSVAFLFWFRAVAVSSLHRPWRLSEPLSSRQASLLSPPSLVTTGPCLFPSGFSPAPHRRNEASAAASSNRNPKLSSSSTRRFAVSKEQVSSTAIGTAFPSSRPASFGEKGTRYKKDGEKGLTPFAEDVELESGRERLRRYFDEAKDLTRWGGGPPRWFSPLENGSPSEKLPLLLYLPGIDGTGAGLTSHLKKLGKMFEVQCLHIPVMDRTSFRELVKMIERTVRSENDHFPDRPIYIVGESLGGCLALAVAEHNPDIDLLLILANPATSFDKSQMQALFPFLELMPEQLQLSHTFILSLMAGDYSSTFKASTEKGLPPQQTVGELSKDLLTMSSYLSVLADILPKETLLWKLQMLESASAYTNSRIHAVKAETLLLTSGKDRLLPSQAEGARLNDALQRSQIRKFDDCGHFLFLEDGFDLVTIIKGVGFYRPGKVLNYVSDYLPPTPAEYKKIDESFRWFAEITGTVTLSTLEDGRIVRGLDGIPSEGPVLYIGYHMLLGLELSPMIRQFLNQRNILIRGIAHPMLFDKYKKGQTPRLEVGDILRMVGTVPVSGTNLFKLLSSKSHVLLYPGGGREALHRKGEEYKLFWPEQSEFVRMAIRFGAKIVPFGSVGEDDLGEIFFDYNDQMKIPLLRNRIKQRMEDTAKARYKATGEVANQDIHVPWIRPKIPGRLYNYFGKPIETAGWKQALNDREKCHELYLQVKSEVESCLAYLKEKRESDPYRSIFSRLMYQATHGSASEIPTFEL